In Candidatus Nitronauta litoralis, one DNA window encodes the following:
- a CDS encoding NAD(P)-binding domain-containing protein has translation MLDFNSIAIGVLPFFSMEVKHPTGVEYASLLREVANFFELLIREKTDVKRVTPSSGKVAVMEQPFLQIVHGTCGNIGTQNK, from the coding sequence ATGCTCGATTTTAACTCGATAGCGATCGGTGTTTTGCCTTTCTTCAGCATGGAGGTTAAGCATCCGACGGGTGTCGAATACGCGTCGCTCCTGCGAGAAGTAGCGAATTTCTTCGAGCTGCTCATACGCGAGAAGACTGACGTTAAGCGGGTGACCCCAAGTTCGGGCAAAGTGGCAGTTATGGAACAACCTTTCCTGCAAATCGTGCATGGGACTTGCGGAAATATTGGCACCCAGAATAAATAA